The Pedobacter roseus genome contains a region encoding:
- a CDS encoding nucleotide pyrophosphohydrolase: MTINEAQETVDRWIKTTGIRYFNELTNTAILMEEVGEVARIMARKYGEQSFKKSDEEVNLADEMADVMFVLICLANQTGINLTEALEKNLEKKSIRDAYRHKNNEKLK; this comes from the coding sequence ATGACCATTAACGAAGCACAGGAAACGGTAGACCGTTGGATTAAAACTACAGGGATCCGCTATTTTAATGAATTAACCAATACTGCCATTTTAATGGAAGAAGTTGGAGAAGTTGCCCGAATTATGGCCCGAAAATACGGTGAACAGTCGTTTAAAAAAAGCGACGAAGAAGTAAATCTTGCCGATGAAATGGCCGATGTCATGTTTGTGCTGATCTGTCTGGCCAATCAAACCGGTATCAATCTAACAGAAGCCTTGGAAAAGAACCTGGAAAAAAAGAGCATCCGCGATGCATATAGACATAAGAATAACGAGAAGTTAAAGTGA
- a CDS encoding glycosyltransferase family 39 protein has protein sequence MKDKNPNRLTEYGCLVFFLGLKLILSFLLVNSVYELHRDEFLHLDQANHLAAGFTSVPPLTSLFSWLIKAFGNGVFMVKLVPALMGAVTILYCWKTVDFLKGNLLAKCFVAVACIFSILLRLNTLYQPNSFDVLAWTAIFYYLLRYFNQKEAKHLYAFAVFVALGFLNKYNVIFLVIGLLPAIIITPNRKIFADKHLYLSILLALLIISPNVIWQINHHFPVLTHMKLLQATQLVHVNRIDFFIGQFLFFISSIFILLAGILSLIFYKDFRKYSWIILTYIITLIVFSYFKAKDYYALGLYPVLLAFGAVYLSRVLVKKHILTGLLFAFNIGTFIYLLPLLMPVYSPDEIIAHHKRFERVGALRWEDGKNHALPQDYADMQGWKELAALVDSAYGKVKDKSVLLVRADNYGQAGAINYYSKYKNINAVSYNADYLYWFKMDKPIKDLIMITGWKDEDPKRKREQPYFARITKIGEIKTPYAREKGAGVFLLEGAKPEVSSIIKSEIEEEKNDH, from the coding sequence ATGAAGGATAAAAATCCGAACCGACTGACGGAATATGGTTGTCTGGTATTTTTTCTAGGGCTAAAACTAATTTTATCTTTTTTATTGGTTAATTCAGTTTACGAATTACACCGCGACGAATTCCTGCATTTAGATCAGGCCAATCACCTGGCTGCTGGTTTTACCTCTGTGCCACCTTTAACCTCGCTATTTTCGTGGCTGATTAAAGCTTTTGGCAATGGTGTTTTTATGGTAAAACTCGTACCTGCATTAATGGGGGCTGTAACCATATTGTATTGCTGGAAAACCGTCGATTTCTTAAAAGGGAACCTGTTGGCCAAATGTTTTGTTGCCGTAGCCTGTATATTTTCTATTCTGCTTAGGCTAAATACTCTTTATCAGCCCAATTCTTTCGATGTTTTAGCCTGGACAGCAATATTCTATTATTTATTGAGGTATTTCAATCAAAAAGAGGCTAAACACCTGTATGCTTTTGCCGTTTTTGTGGCTTTAGGCTTTCTAAATAAGTATAATGTCATATTTCTGGTTATTGGTCTGTTGCCAGCCATAATTATTACGCCAAATCGAAAAATATTTGCCGATAAACATCTTTATCTATCAATTTTACTGGCACTTTTAATTATTTCTCCTAATGTAATCTGGCAGATTAACCATCACTTCCCGGTGTTAACCCACATGAAACTTTTACAGGCCACACAATTGGTGCATGTAAACCGGATCGATTTTTTTATCGGGCAGTTTCTCTTTTTTATCAGTTCAATTTTTATCCTTCTCGCAGGGATTTTAAGTTTAATTTTTTATAAAGATTTCAGGAAATACAGCTGGATTATTTTAACCTACATCATTACCCTTATTGTATTCAGTTATTTTAAAGCCAAAGATTATTATGCCTTAGGTTTATATCCGGTTTTACTGGCTTTTGGTGCTGTTTATTTAAGTCGGGTTTTAGTAAAAAAACACATACTAACAGGTTTGCTGTTCGCTTTTAATATAGGCACATTTATTTACCTGTTACCACTTTTGATGCCGGTTTATAGTCCTGACGAAATTATTGCGCACCATAAAAGATTTGAGCGGGTAGGGGCACTGCGTTGGGAAGATGGGAAAAATCATGCGCTGCCGCAGGATTATGCTGATATGCAGGGCTGGAAAGAATTAGCAGCACTAGTTGATTCTGCTTACGGAAAGGTTAAAGATAAATCAGTATTGTTAGTCCGTGCCGATAATTATGGACAGGCAGGCGCAATCAATTATTATTCAAAATATAAAAACATCAATGCGGTATCATACAATGCAGATTACCTGTACTGGTTTAAAATGGATAAACCGATCAAAGATTTAATTATGATCACCGGGTGGAAAGATGAAGATCCGAAACGTAAACGGGAGCAGCCTTATTTTGCCAGGATTACGAAAATTGGGGAAATAAAAACACCTTATGCACGTGAAAAAGGGGCAGGTGTGTTTTTGCTTGAAGGTGCTAAACCCGAAGTTAGCAGTATTATAAAATCAGAAATAGAGGAAGAAAAAAATGACCATTAA
- the dtd gene encoding D-aminoacyl-tRNA deacylase, with protein sequence MRAVLQRVTQASCTVDDEITGAIDGGFLVLLGIEDADQVEDLEWLAQKIIGMRVFGDENGMMNKALADVGGDILLISQFTLFASTKKGNRPGFTRAARPDVAIPLYEKMIEKLSALLGKKIKTGIFGADMKIALLNDGPVTILIDTKDKE encoded by the coding sequence ATGCGGGCAGTTTTACAAAGAGTTACACAGGCGAGTTGCACTGTTGATGACGAAATAACAGGAGCGATTGACGGCGGATTTCTGGTATTATTAGGTATTGAAGATGCCGATCAGGTAGAAGACCTGGAATGGTTGGCACAGAAAATTATCGGGATGCGCGTTTTTGGTGATGAAAATGGAATGATGAATAAAGCACTTGCCGATGTGGGCGGAGATATTTTATTAATCAGCCAGTTTACCTTATTCGCATCTACCAAAAAAGGAAATCGTCCGGGTTTTACAAGGGCAGCACGACCAGATGTGGCGATTCCACTTTATGAAAAAATGATTGAAAAGCTATCGGCTTTATTGGGCAAAAAAATAAAAACCGGAATCTTCGGTGCTGATATGAAAATAGCACTTTTAAACGATGGGCCGGTCACAATTTTGATTGATACAAAAGATAAGGAATAA
- a CDS encoding 3-oxoacyl-ACP synthase III family protein, with protein MHQSKIAGIGLYVPKNVYTNDDLSRFMDTNDAWIQERTGIKERRFADRNEETTTTMGIEAAKIAIERAGITAKDVDFIVFATLSPDYYFPGCGVLLQREMGMGEIGALDIRNQCSGFVYALSVADQFVKTGMYKNVLVVGSEKHSFAMDFETRSRNVSVIFGDGAGAVVLQPTDEPGKGILSTHLHSDGADAEILAMYYPGSHANKWLKDKPAYPEQELGGLFMTNEILESGAALPYMDGPAVFKKAVVKFPEVIKEALAANNLTEKDIDMLVPHQANLRISQYVQQLLGLKDDQVFNNIQKYGNTTAASVPIALCEAWEAGKIKDGDLVCLAAFGSGFTWASALIRW; from the coding sequence ATGCACCAGTCTAAAATTGCAGGAATAGGTTTGTACGTTCCTAAAAATGTATACACCAACGATGATTTAAGCCGTTTTATGGATACCAATGATGCGTGGATCCAGGAGCGTACCGGAATTAAAGAACGTCGTTTTGCCGATCGTAATGAGGAAACCACCACCACAATGGGCATTGAAGCCGCTAAAATTGCGATCGAGAGGGCTGGAATTACCGCTAAAGATGTCGATTTTATCGTTTTTGCCACACTTAGTCCTGATTATTATTTTCCAGGTTGCGGTGTATTATTGCAACGCGAAATGGGCATGGGCGAAATTGGTGCGCTCGATATTCGTAACCAATGTTCTGGCTTTGTATATGCCCTTTCAGTGGCCGATCAGTTTGTAAAAACGGGCATGTATAAAAATGTGCTGGTGGTGGGTAGCGAAAAACACTCCTTTGCAATGGATTTCGAAACCCGAAGCCGTAATGTATCGGTAATTTTTGGAGATGGTGCTGGTGCAGTGGTGTTACAACCTACAGACGAGCCAGGAAAAGGGATTTTAAGTACACATTTACATAGCGATGGTGCAGATGCCGAAATTCTGGCGATGTATTACCCAGGTTCTCATGCCAACAAATGGTTAAAAGATAAACCAGCCTACCCGGAACAGGAATTGGGCGGGTTATTTATGACAAATGAAATTTTAGAAAGCGGTGCTGCTTTACCTTATATGGATGGTCCGGCAGTTTTCAAAAAAGCGGTAGTGAAATTTCCTGAAGTAATTAAAGAAGCTTTGGCCGCAAATAACTTAACCGAAAAAGATATTGATATGCTGGTACCACACCAGGCAAACTTGCGCATCAGTCAGTATGTACAGCAGTTATTGGGCTTAAAAGACGATCAGGTTTTTAATAATATTCAAAAATATGGCAATACCACGGCAGCTTCAGTGCCGATTGCTTTATGCGAAGCATGGGAAGCTGGCAAAATTAAAGATGGCGATCTGGTTTGCCTCGCTGCATTCGGTTCGGGCTTTACCTGGGCCAGTGCGCTGATTAGGTGGTAG
- a CDS encoding ATP-dependent Clp protease adaptor ClpS — translation MSTETKEETFTLEEILTSLKTVHRLILWNDDINTFDHVIYCMMKYLDYNESQAEKIAWKVHNDGKCPVLEGSFTEMEVYRKILQQEGLTVSVD, via the coding sequence ATGTCTACAGAAACCAAAGAAGAGACCTTTACGCTCGAAGAAATTTTAACTTCCCTAAAAACCGTACATCGCCTTATTTTGTGGAATGATGATATCAATACCTTTGATCATGTGATTTACTGTATGATGAAATACCTGGATTATAACGAATCGCAGGCTGAAAAAATTGCATGGAAAGTGCATAATGATGGTAAATGTCCTGTTTTAGAAGGATCATTTACCGAAATGGAGGTATACCGCAAAATTTTACAGCAAGAAGGCCTAACTGTTTCTGTTGATTAA
- a CDS encoding thioredoxin family protein has translation MINYREIFEQQGLDYLTYRALIDQLLLEGKATGDVTYDLHYTKMNVQRMNRVDKTVSLNDELTSTIEHLKENYKFLVITEGWCGDAAQIVPVFNKIATASLGKIDLKFVLRDKNLPLIDAHLTNGGRAIPVLIVLNKSADQVLGTWGPRPQILQQLLKEWKKENIEMPVLAEKLHGWYAKDKTQTTQAGLTELLKRLEN, from the coding sequence ATGATAAATTATCGCGAAATTTTTGAACAACAAGGACTTGATTATTTAACCTACCGTGCACTGATTGACCAACTTCTGTTAGAGGGAAAGGCTACTGGCGATGTAACTTACGATTTGCACTACACTAAAATGAATGTGCAGCGCATGAATCGCGTGGATAAAACGGTTAGCTTAAATGATGAGTTGACTTCAACTATTGAACATCTTAAAGAAAATTATAAATTTCTGGTAATTACCGAAGGCTGGTGTGGCGATGCTGCCCAGATTGTTCCGGTGTTTAACAAAATTGCTACGGCATCATTAGGTAAAATAGATTTGAAATTTGTTTTACGCGATAAAAACCTTCCATTAATAGATGCGCATTTAACCAATGGCGGAAGGGCTATCCCGGTTTTAATTGTATTGAATAAATCAGCAGACCAGGTTTTAGGTACCTGGGGCCCAAGACCACAAATTTTGCAGCAACTTTTAAAAGAGTGGAAAAAAGAAAACATTGAAATGCCAGTTTTGGCAGAAAAACTTCACGGCTGGTATGCTAAAGATAAAACGCAAACCACACAGGCGGGGTTAACTGAGCTTTTGAAAAGATTGGAGAATTAA
- the rsmA gene encoding 16S rRNA (adenine(1518)-N(6)/adenine(1519)-N(6))-dimethyltransferase RsmA, with translation MSLVKAKKHLGQHFLTDKGIANRIVEALVNTDKYKQVLEVGPGMGILSDFLLQRKDLETYLIDIDTESFHFLNEKYPELGDRLINGDFLKLNFDDIFPDKFAIIGNFPYNISSQILFKILDNRNKVVEMVGMFQKEVAQRCAAPAGNKEYGILSVFLQAYYKIEYLFTVKPGTFNPPPKVHSAVIRLIRNEVEALDCDEKLFWRVVKAGFNQRRKTLRNAVSAVMPKDKMDDHIYFEKRAEQLTVADFVALTQHVSKLMAV, from the coding sequence ATGAGTTTAGTAAAAGCAAAAAAACATTTAGGTCAGCATTTTTTAACCGATAAAGGCATTGCCAACCGCATTGTAGAGGCTTTGGTTAATACCGATAAATACAAGCAGGTTTTAGAGGTAGGACCAGGGATGGGAATTTTATCTGACTTTTTGTTGCAACGTAAAGACCTGGAAACTTATCTGATTGATATCGATACCGAGTCCTTCCATTTTTTGAATGAAAAATATCCTGAGCTTGGCGACCGCCTGATTAACGGTGATTTTTTGAAACTCAATTTTGATGATATTTTTCCTGACAAATTTGCCATCATTGGTAATTTTCCATACAATATATCTTCGCAGATTTTATTTAAGATTTTAGATAACCGCAACAAAGTGGTAGAAATGGTGGGTATGTTCCAGAAAGAAGTGGCGCAACGTTGTGCCGCACCCGCTGGAAATAAAGAATATGGTATTTTAAGTGTGTTCTTGCAGGCTTATTATAAAATAGAATACCTGTTTACCGTTAAACCAGGAACGTTTAATCCGCCGCCAAAGGTTCATTCGGCAGTGATCCGCTTAATCCGCAATGAAGTGGAGGCTTTAGACTGTGACGAAAAATTATTCTGGCGGGTAGTGAAGGCGGGTTTCAATCAGCGTAGAAAAACCTTGCGCAATGCCGTTTCTGCAGTGATGCCGAAAGATAAAATGGACGATCATATTTATTTTGAAAAAAGGGCAGAGCAGTTAACCGTTGCAGATTTTGTTGCTTTAACGCAACATGTAAGTAAGTTGATGGCTGTTTAG
- the pdxA gene encoding 4-hydroxythreonine-4-phosphate dehydrogenase PdxA yields MSDKLKIGISIGDVNGIGLEVIIKTLSNPAILNYCTPIVYGHTKVSSFHRKANNLGDFSFNVINQANQAQPKKANMINCWEEDVKIELGQVTPTGGKYALLSLERATADLVNGDIDALVTAPINKHNIQSETFAFPGHTEYLQEKSGSKDVLMFLISENLRVGVVTGHIPVKDVPTSITKDKIISKLKLINESLKKDFWIEKPKIAVLGLNPHASDNGLLGTEEAEIITPAIQEAYDKGIVCFGPYPADGFFGNGSYKQFDAVLAMYHDQGLIPFKTLAFHNGVNYTAGLNFVRTSPDHGTGYDIAGKDLADSTSFTEALFSAIHIVKNRREQEEMLANQLRSGGKVVETQFDIKDDAS; encoded by the coding sequence ATGAGCGATAAACTTAAAATTGGCATCAGTATAGGCGACGTAAACGGCATAGGTTTAGAGGTAATTATTAAAACATTATCCAATCCAGCTATTTTAAATTATTGTACACCAATTGTTTATGGCCATACTAAGGTTTCATCTTTTCACAGAAAGGCAAACAATCTGGGCGATTTCAGTTTTAACGTCATCAATCAAGCCAATCAGGCGCAGCCTAAAAAGGCAAACATGATTAATTGCTGGGAAGAAGATGTAAAAATCGAATTGGGTCAGGTTACTCCAACAGGTGGAAAATATGCGCTTTTATCGTTAGAGCGTGCAACTGCCGACCTGGTAAACGGCGATATCGATGCTTTGGTTACTGCTCCGATCAATAAACATAACATTCAATCAGAAACTTTTGCTTTTCCTGGACATACTGAATACCTACAGGAAAAAAGCGGAAGTAAAGATGTATTGATGTTTTTAATCAGCGAAAATTTACGCGTGGGTGTAGTTACCGGTCATATCCCTGTAAAGGATGTTCCAACCTCAATTACAAAAGATAAAATCATCAGTAAACTAAAGCTAATTAACGAAAGTCTGAAAAAAGATTTCTGGATCGAAAAGCCGAAAATTGCTGTTTTGGGTTTAAACCCACATGCAAGCGATAACGGATTATTAGGTACCGAAGAAGCTGAAATCATTACCCCTGCCATTCAGGAAGCTTACGATAAAGGCATTGTTTGTTTTGGCCCTTACCCTGCCGATGGCTTTTTCGGCAATGGCAGTTACAAACAGTTCGATGCGGTTTTGGCCATGTACCACGACCAGGGTTTAATTCCTTTTAAAACTTTGGCTTTCCATAACGGCGTAAATTACACTGCTGGCTTAAACTTTGTACGTACATCGCCCGATCATGGTACCGGTTACGATATTGCAGGGAAAGATCTGGCAGATTCTACTTCTTTTACCGAAGCGCTATTTTCGGCCATCCATATTGTAAAAAACCGCAGAGAACAAGAAGAAATGTTAGCAAACCAGTTACGTTCGGGCGGTAAAGTTGTGGAGACACAGTTCGATATTAAAGATGATGCTTCTTAA
- a CDS encoding MFS transporter, which translates to MNSTKATNHILLTIVIAQFLCTSLWFAGNAVLPDIVKNFPTETNLLANLTSMVQFGFISGTLVFAFFAISDIFSPSKVFFICGIAAALFNLGICLELSDVHLLLLFRFLTGFMLAGIYPVGMKIASDYFKEGLGKSLGFLVGALVLGTAFPHLLKTFTASFSWQYVIFGTSALSLTGALAILLLVPNGPFRTAGQQFNFRSCFDGFKNPGFRSAAFGYFGHMWELYTFWAFLPGMLMLFNSKNPASALNIPLFSFLVIASGGLSCMIGGLLSQKFGAKRIATIALATSGLCCLLSPVFLFNGSVYLFLIFLFCWGLSGTADSPLFSSLIAKNAPESLRGTSLTLVNCIGFAITIISIQVVSLLSKQLNLQYLYMVLAIGPILGLWALISKKTD; encoded by the coding sequence ATGAATAGCACTAAAGCAACTAATCATATTCTCCTAACAATCGTTATTGCGCAGTTTCTCTGCACTTCTTTATGGTTTGCAGGCAATGCCGTACTACCCGATATTGTTAAAAACTTCCCAACCGAAACTAACCTTTTGGCCAACCTCACCAGCATGGTGCAATTCGGTTTTATAAGCGGAACTTTAGTATTCGCTTTTTTTGCCATTTCAGATATTTTTTCACCCTCAAAAGTGTTCTTTATCTGTGGAATTGCAGCTGCATTGTTTAACCTGGGCATCTGCCTCGAATTATCCGATGTGCATTTATTATTGCTTTTCCGTTTTTTAACTGGTTTTATGCTGGCAGGTATTTATCCAGTTGGGATGAAAATTGCGTCCGATTACTTTAAAGAAGGTCTCGGTAAATCGCTGGGCTTTTTAGTAGGTGCGCTGGTATTGGGTACAGCTTTTCCACACCTGTTAAAAACATTTACGGCAAGTTTTTCCTGGCAATATGTCATTTTTGGCACCTCTGCTTTATCATTAACTGGCGCGCTTGCCATATTACTATTGGTGCCGAATGGCCCGTTTAGAACAGCCGGACAGCAATTTAATTTCCGATCCTGCTTTGATGGTTTTAAAAACCCCGGCTTTCGATCCGCTGCTTTCGGTTATTTTGGCCACATGTGGGAGCTTTATACTTTTTGGGCCTTTTTACCAGGCATGTTAATGCTTTTTAATAGTAAAAATCCTGCTTCAGCATTAAACATTCCATTGTTTTCCTTTTTAGTAATTGCCTCAGGTGGTTTATCCTGCATGATCGGCGGTTTATTATCACAAAAGTTTGGTGCAAAGCGGATCGCTACTATTGCGCTGGCAACTTCTGGTTTATGTTGCCTGCTCTCTCCTGTTTTCCTCTTCAACGGGTCAGTTTACCTTTTCCTCATCTTTTTATTCTGCTGGGGTTTATCCGGTACAGCCGATTCGCCACTTTTTTCTTCCTTAATTGCCAAAAATGCACCAGAAAGTTTGCGGGGAACTTCGCTAACATTAGTAAACTGCATTGGTTTTGCCATCACGATTATCAGTATCCAAGTGGTCAGTTTATTATCAAAACAGCTCAATCTTCAATATCTTTATATGGTTTTAGCAATCGGGCCTATATTGGGACTATGGGCTTTGATCAGCAAAAAAACAGATTAG
- a CDS encoding sulfurtransferase, translated as MENKLSPIIKPEELTWLNQDDEIVIIDASAGSKARYDEQHLAGALFADVNEDLANIGDFAVGGRHPLPTSEQFSAVLQKLGITKHSHVIVYDDKNGGNAAARLWWMLKAIGHEKVQVIDGGFQAAIKAGFPTTDKVEIPKSVEPYEVKAWALPLSDINEVEKVAKTDDYIVIDVRDANRFAGLTEPIDLIAGHIPGAANIPYTENLDASGAFLAPEILKEKYAEALAHVKPENAIVHCGSGITACHTLLAMDYAGLPIPKLYVGSWSEWSRNNKEMVLAS; from the coding sequence ATGGAAAATAAATTATCCCCCATTATAAAACCCGAAGAATTAACCTGGTTAAACCAGGATGATGAAATCGTAATCATCGATGCCAGTGCCGGATCAAAAGCCAGATACGATGAACAACATTTGGCCGGAGCCCTTTTTGCAGACGTGAATGAAGATTTAGCCAATATTGGCGATTTTGCTGTAGGTGGACGTCACCCTCTACCAACTTCTGAACAGTTTTCTGCCGTATTACAAAAACTCGGGATTACCAAACATAGTCATGTTATTGTGTACGATGATAAAAATGGCGGTAACGCAGCAGCAAGGCTATGGTGGATGTTAAAGGCTATTGGTCATGAAAAAGTACAGGTAATTGATGGAGGGTTCCAGGCAGCTATAAAAGCTGGTTTTCCAACAACTGATAAAGTAGAAATTCCCAAATCGGTTGAACCATACGAGGTGAAAGCATGGGCTTTGCCATTATCTGACATAAACGAAGTAGAAAAAGTGGCGAAAACCGATGATTATATTGTAATCGACGTGCGCGACGCCAACCGTTTCGCCGGTTTAACCGAGCCTATTGATTTAATTGCAGGGCATATCCCTGGAGCGGCCAATATTCCTTACACCGAAAATTTAGATGCTTCTGGCGCTTTCCTGGCACCCGAAATATTGAAAGAAAAATATGCAGAAGCCCTGGCACATGTTAAACCAGAAAATGCAATTGTACATTGCGGTTCGGGCATTACGGCTTGCCATACCTTATTGGCTATGGATTATGCAGGCTTGCCTATTCCAAAACTCTACGTAGGCTCATGGAGCGAATGGAGCAGAAATAATAAAGAAATGGTATTGGCCAGCTAA
- a CDS encoding YceD family protein encodes MNPLKQFSLPFTGLKLGTHQFDYELDDAFFNAFEYSLIKSGNLKVDLELEKQETMMLLKFKIIGTVNLDCDKCLSEFSLPVNLYERQIVKFAEAEMESDDEEIISLSRKETEIDISGPLYEMINVAVPYIKNCEQAGKDCDQEMIDRLNQLSIQKQAEENEQTSDPRWEALNKLKK; translated from the coding sequence TTGAACCCACTAAAACAATTTTCATTACCGTTTACCGGATTAAAATTGGGAACTCATCAGTTTGATTATGAGCTTGATGACGCCTTTTTTAATGCATTTGAGTACTCGCTAATAAAAAGTGGAAATTTAAAAGTAGACCTGGAACTTGAGAAACAAGAGACCATGATGCTTCTAAAATTCAAAATTATTGGTACGGTAAATTTAGATTGCGATAAATGTTTATCTGAGTTTTCATTACCGGTAAATCTTTACGAACGCCAGATCGTAAAGTTTGCAGAAGCCGAAATGGAAAGCGATGATGAAGAAATTATCTCTTTAAGCCGTAAAGAAACCGAGATTGATATATCGGGCCCTTTATACGAAATGATTAACGTAGCGGTACCTTATATCAAAAACTGCGAGCAGGCAGGTAAAGATTGCGATCAGGAAATGATTGACCGCTTAAATCAGTTATCTATCCAAAAGCAGGCTGAAGAAAATGAACAAACAAGCGACCCACGTTGGGAAGCCCTTAATAAGTTAAAAAAATAA
- the rpmF gene encoding 50S ribosomal protein L32 encodes MAHPKRKISKQRKNKRRTHYKAVTPSLATCSATGAIHVPHRAYNVDGNLYYNGKLVIENTQIG; translated from the coding sequence ATGGCACATCCAAAACGGAAGATCTCGAAACAGAGAAAAAATAAAAGAAGAACGCACTATAAAGCTGTTACTCCTTCTTTAGCAACATGCTCGGCAACAGGTGCTATCCACGTACCTCACCGTGCTTACAACGTTGATGGTAACTTATACTACAACGGTAAACTGGTTATCGAAAATACTCAGATAGGGTAA
- the plsX gene encoding phosphate acyltransferase PlsX: MKIGLDIMGGDYAPKAIVLGAIAAHQSLNAGEHLVLIGDTEQIKPILAEEGFNPDHFEYVHTDEVIGMGEHPTKAIVQKPNSSIAVGFNLLKEGKLDSFASAGNSGAMLVGAVFSVKTIPGIIRPCLCTILPKIKGGTGLLLDVGANADCKPDILLQFGVLGSLYAENLLQINDPKVALMNIGEEDEKGNMLSMATFPLMKETDLFNFVGNVEGRDLFNDKADVIVCDGFTGNVMLKLAESFYVLTIKKGLKDEFFDRFNYEQYGGSPVLGVNAPVVIGHGISSPLAVKNMVLQSREMITTGLVEKIRMAFK; encoded by the coding sequence ATGAAAATAGGCCTCGACATAATGGGCGGAGACTATGCTCCCAAAGCAATTGTTTTGGGAGCAATAGCTGCTCATCAATCGCTTAACGCTGGAGAGCATTTAGTTCTTATTGGCGATACCGAACAGATTAAACCGATCCTTGCAGAAGAAGGTTTTAATCCAGATCATTTTGAATACGTTCATACTGATGAAGTAATTGGTATGGGCGAACATCCCACCAAAGCAATCGTTCAGAAACCGAATTCGAGCATAGCAGTTGGTTTTAACCTTTTAAAAGAAGGTAAACTCGACTCTTTTGCAAGTGCAGGTAACTCTGGAGCCATGTTGGTTGGCGCTGTATTTAGCGTTAAAACCATCCCGGGCATCATTCGCCCTTGTTTATGTACAATTCTTCCAAAAATTAAAGGCGGTACCGGCTTACTGTTAGATGTAGGTGCAAATGCCGACTGTAAACCTGATATTTTATTACAATTTGGCGTTTTGGGCAGTTTATATGCAGAAAATCTTTTGCAGATCAACGATCCTAAAGTAGCCTTAATGAACATTGGTGAAGAAGATGAAAAAGGAAACATGCTTAGCATGGCCACTTTTCCGTTAATGAAAGAAACCGATCTGTTCAATTTTGTAGGTAATGTTGAAGGAAGGGATTTGTTTAATGACAAAGCGGATGTAATTGTTTGCGATGGCTTTACCGGAAATGTAATGCTTAAATTAGCAGAATCATTTTACGTACTTACCATTAAAAAAGGACTTAAAGATGAGTTCTTTGATCGTTTTAATTATGAACAGTACGGTGGAAGTCCGGTTTTAGGTGTTAACGCTCCAGTTGTTATCGGACACGGAATTTCTAGTCCGCTAGCTGTTAAAAATATGGTTCTCCAATCCAGGGAAATGATTACCACCGGGTTGGTAGAAAAAATTAGAATGGCATTTAAATAA